In Leptolyngbya sp. SIO1E4, one DNA window encodes the following:
- a CDS encoding aminotransferase class I/II-fold pyridoxal phosphate-dependent enzyme encodes MNCPETLKTSEGTLSQIFWGIDMQVKANLSRVLKAMREHRVGSHHFASVSGYGHNDLGRDTLDHVFASVMQAEAAAVRVQFVSGTHAIACALFGILRPGDELLTVAGAPYDTLEEVIGLRGNSQGSLKEFGVTYRELSLNMAGKLDWDRLAGAVSDRTRMILIQRSCGYSWRRSLTITEIERIVHTVKQQKPDVICFVDNCYGEFVEDREPTGVGADLMAGSLIKNPGGTIATTGGYIAGRAALVDAAMCRLTAPGIGSSGGSSLGQNRLFFQGLFLAPQMVGEAMKGNALIAATCADLGYPVNPPAEAQQRDVIQAIQLGSREKLIAFCKAIQQQSPVDAYVEPVPAGMPGYESELVMAGGTFIDGSTSELSADGPLREPYIVYCQGGTHWTHVAIALEAAVAVIGRADE; translated from the coding sequence ATGAACTGCCCAGAAACACTGAAAACATCTGAGGGCACACTCTCCCAGATCTTTTGGGGCATTGACATGCAGGTCAAGGCCAATTTGAGCCGAGTGCTAAAAGCCATGCGTGAGCATAGGGTAGGAAGCCATCATTTTGCGAGTGTCTCTGGATATGGTCACAATGACTTAGGTCGTGACACGCTGGATCACGTCTTTGCCAGTGTCATGCAGGCAGAAGCTGCTGCGGTACGTGTGCAGTTTGTGTCTGGCACTCACGCAATTGCGTGCGCCTTATTCGGCATTCTGAGGCCAGGAGACGAACTGCTTACCGTAGCAGGGGCGCCCTATGACACATTAGAAGAAGTGATTGGACTCAGAGGCAATAGCCAGGGTTCCCTGAAGGAGTTTGGCGTTACCTATAGGGAATTATCCCTTAATATGGCCGGTAAATTAGATTGGGATCGGTTAGCAGGGGCTGTAAGCGATCGCACCCGCATGATTTTGATCCAGCGATCGTGCGGCTATAGCTGGCGTAGAAGCCTCACCATCACAGAAATCGAAAGGATTGTCCACACCGTCAAACAGCAAAAGCCTGATGTGATTTGTTTCGTGGACAACTGCTATGGAGAGTTTGTCGAAGACCGTGAACCCACTGGTGTTGGAGCCGATCTGATGGCAGGGTCATTGATCAAAAATCCAGGGGGCACCATTGCCACGACAGGGGGATACATTGCCGGACGAGCAGCGCTAGTAGACGCTGCGATGTGTCGGCTAACAGCACCGGGTATCGGCAGTAGCGGTGGGTCGAGCCTGGGTCAAAATCGTCTTTTCTTTCAGGGATTATTTTTGGCCCCGCAGATGGTCGGTGAAGCCATGAAAGGAAATGCGCTCATTGCGGCCACCTGCGCCGACTTAGGGTATCCCGTCAATCCGCCTGCAGAAGCACAGCAACGAGATGTCATCCAGGCGATTCAGCTAGGGTCTCGGGAAAAACTCATCGCGTTCTGCAAAGCGATCCAGCAACAGTCCCCTGTGGACGCGTATGTGGAACCTGTACCCGCTGGGATGCCAGGCTATGAGAGTGAGTTAGTGATGGCAGGGGGCACATTTATTGACGGCAGCACTTCTGAGCTGTCCGCCGATGGCCCTCTGCGGGAGCCCTACATTGTTTATTGTCAGGGCGGCACTCATTGGACCCATGTGGCGATCGCCCTAGAGGCTGCAGTCGCTGTCATTGGCCGGGCAGACGAATAA
- a CDS encoding fatty acid desaturase — MTVASNFVKPRLNWPTTIFMVAIHSLVFLAFIPGNTSWGAVGVALLLHWITGCLGITLGWHRLIAHRSFQVPRWLEYFFVFCGTLACQHGPIEWVGLHRHHHRYSDKNNDHHDSGKGFWWSHMGWLLRQVPAEEDIPQFTRDISSDPVYQFFEKYFLALQLPLAVALYLWGGWPFVIWGIFVRLVVVYHCTWLVNSATHKFGYRSHETDDASTNCWWVAVVTYGEGWHNNHHAFQYSARHGLKWWEIDLTWMHIRLLKALGLASKVKLVDS, encoded by the coding sequence ATGACTGTCGCAAGTAATTTTGTTAAGCCCCGCCTTAACTGGCCTACTACCATCTTTATGGTAGCTATTCACTCTTTAGTATTTCTTGCTTTCATCCCAGGCAATACCTCTTGGGGTGCGGTGGGTGTGGCACTATTGCTGCACTGGATCACCGGGTGTTTAGGCATTACCCTGGGATGGCACCGTCTGATTGCCCACCGGAGTTTTCAGGTGCCTCGATGGCTAGAGTATTTTTTCGTCTTTTGCGGGACTTTAGCCTGTCAACATGGTCCGATTGAGTGGGTTGGCCTGCATCGCCACCATCATCGTTATTCTGATAAAAACAATGACCACCACGATTCTGGCAAAGGTTTCTGGTGGAGTCATATGGGCTGGTTACTCCGTCAAGTCCCAGCTGAAGAAGATATTCCCCAATTTACTCGCGATATTAGTTCTGACCCTGTTTATCAGTTTTTTGAAAAATATTTCTTGGCACTGCAGCTTCCCCTGGCAGTAGCGCTCTATCTGTGGGGCGGGTGGCCCTTTGTGATTTGGGGAATTTTTGTGCGCTTGGTCGTGGTGTACCACTGCACCTGGCTAGTCAATAGCGCCACTCACAAATTTGGATATCGTAGCCATGAAACCGATGACGCCTCGACCAATTGCTGGTGGGTTGCTGTCGTGACCTATGGCGAAGGCTGGCACAATAATCATCATGCATTTCAATATTCTGCCCGTCACGGTCTGAAATGGTGGGAAATAGATCTGACATGGATGCATATCCGGTTGTTGAAGGCATTGGGTTTAGCGTCCAAAGTCAAACTGGTGGACAGCTAA
- a CDS encoding GAF domain-containing protein: MATSAPKPFEQVITAETVSLTNCDREQVHIPSAIQPHGILFALQEPDFVIVQVSHNIESLIGLSPQAILGTSLESLVGTRVLDNLKHSLLGDFEALNPIPVELETPAGALTFEGIVHRSQDRVLFELEMIPAAGKTDFFNFYRLVKTTLIKLQKTHTLQELCKVVVEDVRHLTGYDRVMIYRFEGDGSGIVEAESVQEGLETFLGLRYPSTDIPAPARRLYLLNWLRIIPDVGYQPVALVGDEASPPLPPLDLSYSVLRSVSPLHIEYLKNMGVQASMSISLIKNGQLWGLIACHNSVPRYVSYQIRTSCEFLGQAMSLELASKEDIEDLQHRTHVQTLQTCLIDSLSTEDAFTQSLSNNASTLLELVSAQGAAIYTDDGLSLLGKTPSPKQVEALMEWVRDEIQDDLYVTQNLSEHYPPAKNYQAIASGLLALSITRLTKNYIVWFRPEVTQSVTWAGNPNKPAKVLADGSLYLTPRQSFERWQETVHGKSLPWKACEISSVFALKNAIVSTVLRQADALAELNRQLMTSNNELDAFAYAASHDLKEPLRGIHNYSNFLLEDFSNLLTEEGRGYLTGISKLAQRMESLIDSLLHYSRLGQTEIVKTPLNISELLREVTELFHVRFSKAEVKFQIEEPLPAISGNSVQLREMFTNLISNAIKYNEHHMKHIEIGLHYADQSVSEASSQAMGQTVTLYVKDNGIGIPEKHHSSIFRLFKRLHSAKKYQGGTGIGLTLVQRIVERHGGSVSLNSTPNEGSTFYITLPVES; this comes from the coding sequence ATGGCCACATCAGCACCAAAGCCTTTTGAGCAAGTTATCACAGCAGAGACTGTCAGTTTGACCAACTGTGATCGTGAGCAGGTGCACATTCCGAGTGCGATCCAGCCCCATGGAATTCTCTTTGCGCTGCAGGAGCCGGACTTTGTCATTGTTCAAGTCAGCCATAACATCGAAAGCTTAATCGGGCTCAGCCCTCAAGCCATACTGGGGACATCTTTAGAATCTCTTGTTGGGACTCGGGTGCTGGACAACCTGAAGCACTCCCTACTAGGGGATTTTGAGGCCCTGAATCCGATTCCCGTCGAGCTTGAAACCCCAGCTGGGGCATTGACCTTTGAAGGGATTGTTCATCGCAGTCAGGATCGGGTTCTTTTTGAGCTTGAAATGATTCCTGCTGCTGGAAAAACCGACTTTTTCAACTTTTATCGATTGGTCAAAACGACCCTCATTAAGCTGCAAAAAACACATACTCTGCAGGAACTCTGCAAAGTGGTAGTGGAAGATGTCCGTCATTTAACCGGATATGACCGGGTTATGATTTACCGCTTCGAAGGCGATGGCAGCGGCATTGTTGAAGCAGAGAGTGTGCAAGAGGGCTTAGAAACCTTTCTCGGTCTACGGTATCCCTCGACAGACATTCCGGCCCCGGCGCGACGGCTTTACCTGCTGAACTGGCTGCGGATTATTCCAGATGTGGGCTATCAGCCTGTCGCGTTGGTGGGGGATGAAGCCTCCCCTCCCCTGCCTCCCCTAGACTTGAGCTATTCCGTGTTACGGAGCGTGTCACCCCTCCACATTGAGTACCTCAAAAATATGGGCGTTCAGGCGTCCATGTCGATTTCATTAATCAAGAATGGCCAGCTTTGGGGCCTCATCGCCTGCCATAACTCTGTGCCCCGGTATGTCAGCTACCAGATCCGAACATCCTGTGAATTCTTGGGTCAGGCAATGTCCCTTGAACTGGCATCCAAGGAGGATATTGAAGATTTACAGCACAGGACACACGTCCAAACACTACAGACATGCCTGATTGACAGCTTATCGACTGAAGATGCCTTTACCCAAAGTTTAAGCAACAATGCCTCTACCTTATTAGAGCTGGTCAGCGCCCAAGGCGCAGCCATCTATACCGATGATGGGCTCTCTTTACTCGGCAAAACCCCTAGCCCCAAACAAGTCGAAGCTTTAATGGAATGGGTAAGGGACGAAATTCAAGATGATCTGTACGTCACTCAAAATCTCTCTGAGCATTATCCACCCGCTAAAAACTATCAGGCGATCGCCAGCGGTCTGCTTGCCTTATCCATCACGCGTCTGACCAAGAACTATATTGTCTGGTTTCGGCCTGAAGTCACCCAGTCGGTGACCTGGGCAGGCAACCCGAATAAGCCAGCCAAGGTCCTGGCAGATGGCAGCCTGTATCTCACACCCCGTCAATCTTTTGAACGCTGGCAAGAAACCGTCCATGGCAAGTCTTTGCCCTGGAAAGCCTGTGAAATCAGTAGCGTATTTGCCCTCAAGAATGCGATCGTGAGCACGGTGCTGCGCCAGGCTGATGCACTCGCAGAACTCAATCGACAGCTTATGACCAGTAATAACGAGCTAGACGCATTTGCCTATGCAGCATCTCACGATTTGAAGGAACCCTTGAGAGGTATCCACAACTATTCAAACTTTTTACTAGAAGACTTTTCTAATTTACTGACTGAAGAAGGCAGGGGTTATTTAACCGGGATTTCTAAACTGGCCCAACGCATGGAAAGCCTGATTGATTCTCTGCTGCACTATTCACGCCTAGGGCAAACAGAAATCGTCAAAACGCCCCTCAATATTTCAGAACTGCTGCGGGAGGTTACCGAACTTTTTCACGTACGCTTTTCAAAGGCAGAGGTCAAGTTTCAGATAGAAGAACCCTTACCCGCAATTTCAGGGAACTCCGTACAGCTCAGAGAAATGTTCACAAATTTGATTAGTAATGCTATCAAATATAATGAGCACCATATGAAGCACATTGAAATTGGGTTACATTATGCCGATCAGTCCGTTTCTGAAGCCTCGTCTCAGGCGATGGGTCAAACCGTAACGCTGTATGTCAAAGACAATGGGATTGGTATCCCGGAAAAACATCACAGCAGCATCTTTAGGCTTTTTAAGCGCTTACACTCTGCTAAAAAGTACCAGGGGGGAACCGGGATCGGATTAACGCTAGTGCAACGGATTGTCGAACGCCATGGCGGTTCAGTTTCCTTAAACTCTACCCCTAATGAG